The Xenopus laevis strain J_2021 chromosome 7S, Xenopus_laevis_v10.1, whole genome shotgun sequence genome includes a window with the following:
- the LOC108704963 gene encoding oocyte zinc finger protein XlCOF26-like yields MSLSPEELFDIAWEEKSDEHMTPESLVDHSDAHLVSEDSPLPPCPDCGRTFQTLRSHNLHRRNHAADLSYTCENCDVARARAIEGSDKPYSCSDCGRRFCWLLALHSHHEQQHTGQRGYQCSQCGKKLPSQPAFRRHQQGHRKDRVCVWCGKAFNCSAKLSRHMRIHTGERPYQCPDCPKAFTQLETLRVHQWVHEDPKPYQCQDCGRRFRAQHTFEKHRNMHISRKPHACPVCGKTFFFSSRYKRHLRIHTGERPFQCQQCGKSFNQRSNYQRHRLIHAGKRPFPCNLCDKSFSQASNYRRHLQTHKRERGVWGEEGDEEGDYTCTECGRRFTQEESLHKHYIQHARGEL; encoded by the exons ATGTCCCTGTCACCAGAGGAACTTTTTGATATTGCCTGGGAAGAAAAATCTGATGAGCACATGACTCCGG AATCACTGGTGGATCATTCAGATGCCCATTTGGTGTCAGAAGACTCTCCGCTACCTCCTTGCCCAGACTGCGGTCGAACATTTCAAACACTGCGATCACACAACCTCCACCGTCGCAACCACGCAGCTGACCTTTCATACACATGCGAAAACTGCGACGTGGCCCGTGCAAGAGCCATTGAGGGTAGTGATAAACCCTATTCCTGCTCTGACTGTGGGCGCCGCTTCTGTTGGCTGCTGGCTCTGCACAGTCATCATGAGCAGCAGCACACCGGCCAACGTGGCTACCAGTGTTCACAGTGTGGTAAGAAGCTGCCCAGCCAACCAGCCTTCCGTAGGCACCAGCAGGGTCACCGCAAAGACAGAGTGTGTGTATGGTGTGGAAAGGCTTTCAACTGCTCCGCTAAGTTGTCAAGGCACATGcgaattcacactggagaaagACCTTATCAGTGCCCAGATTGTCCAAAGGCATTCACTCAGCTGGAGACATTGCGCGTTCATCAATGGGTGCACGAAGACCCAAAACCTTACCAATGTCAGGACTGTGGACGCAGATTCCGAGCCCAGCACACCTTTGAAAAACACAGGAATATGCACATTTCTCGCAAACCACATGCATGCCCTGTATGTGGCaagactttctttttttcatcacGCTATAAACGTCATCTACGCATTCACACCGGCGAGAGACCTTTCCAGTGCCAGCAGTGTGGCAAGAGCTTTAATCAGCGCTCCAATTACCAGCGCCACCGACTAATACATGCTGGAAAGAGACCTTTCCCTTGTAACTTATGTGATAAGAGCTTTAGTCAGGCATCCAACTATCGACGACATTTACAGACCCACAAGAGAGAACGAGGTGTATGGGGAGAAGAGGGGGACGAGGAAGGAGATtatacctgtacagaatgtggaaGGCGATTTACACAGGAGGAAAGCCTGCACAAACACTATATTCAACATGCTAGAGGGGAGCTGTGA